ATAAACACCCGCGTATACCCCTTGAATAACCAGGTTGCTGGAACTTTCCAGCAGCAGATCGGGATAAGACGGGTTGGCGGCTACCAGACGGATATTACCGTCACTGGCCTTGTGAAATACTTTCAGGGTGGTTTCTTCTCCGTTAACCAGAGCGCAAACAATCTGCCCGTCGAAATCCACGTGTGACTGACGGTGGATTAAAACCAGATCGCCTTCATCTATCCCTGCGCCTGCCATTGAATCTCCTTTGACCTGAAGGGCAAAATACTCCTTAACCGCTTTTTGTTGCGGCATTGGGAGCATGCCGATGATATTTTGTTCCGAAAAAACCGGCTGGCCGGCCCGCACGGTACCCAAAACGGCAATACCGGTAAGATCATTAAATATTTCTACATGCTTGTTAAGTGTATTTTTACTTGGAGTATCCTTCTTTGGTTCGTCTACGCCAGGTAGAAAGTATAACACCGGCTTGGCTAAAGCCTCCGACAGCCTCAGCAAGTCGTCGATACCAATTTTGCGTTTTCCCTTCTCATAATAATTAATGGCTGTGGCCGTAAGCCCCAGCTTGGCCCCCAGTCCGGCCTGGGAAAGGAATTTTTCTTCCCTGGCTTTTTTAATTTTGGCCCCGATTTCAACAAACATCTAAAACCGCCCCATCTATACGCAATCTTAATCAATAGTAGGCATGGCTGATACCTGCCGCAGGTACTTTTGAGGGAAGCCAAAGAACTGCCCGCCGGCAACCATCTTTTGAAGATACTGCCGGGATGGAAACAGCATACTGTGCCACTTGAACACAGATGACTCCACACACATCGTACCGACCGCTCCTTCCACCGGTATCCTGATTTTCACCTCTCCCGCTGCGAGAGCCTTTTGCCTTGATTCCATATGGTACACTGCTCCCCACACCTCGCCATCAGAGGATCTGCTTAAATTTGCCACACCCCCGCCGGCGCTCCCGGTTTTGCTGTCATCAAAGGTCAGGTGGTAGCCCTTAAGGCATCCCCTCATCAAAAAATGCACGCCTGGCGATGAACGATATAGTTCAGGTTCGAGCTCCGGTCCATAGGCAAAATAAAGGCAGTCCTCTCCCGCCAGCAGCGGCAGTTGACCGGCAATGAGGTCGTCAATTTCCTGCCTGTTCTGGTGGACGCTAAAAAACCTGCGTTCTGCAAGCGGCTTCACCTCGTCACCGGCAAAAGAGCGGATTTTTCCGCCCAGAGCCAGTACGCCCATTGCCTCCTCCAGTTCTTTAACCTGCAGCTTCGAACGGTTTAATATAGTTTGGAAAGTCAGGGCATTATCCGCTTCCCTGATAACGCAGAGGACCAACAAATTCCTGTCCAGCGCCAAACGAATTCCCCTCCCACTTCAAGTAGAACTTCCCCAATCAAATATTAATAACTTCTACCTCGCCGGGGTTAAATCCTTTTCTAAAACACATACCTATTGACATAAGCTGGTTCAATTGATAGACTAATACACAGTAACTTAATACCTTTGCTCTTATCCGGAGTGGTGGAGGGACTGGCCCAATGAAGCCCGGCAACCTTGGGATTACCCCAAAAAGGTGCTAATTCCTGCAGAAGATCTTTTTCTTCTGACAGATAAGGGGGAAAGCGTTGACTTAGACTTTCTAGCCCCTTCTGTCTTAGAAGGGGTATTCTTATTAAGGACGGCAAGAGCAATGTTTAAACCGGGAGGGACGTGGAACAATGGCAATCGAAAAGACTTACGCCGAAATTAATGAAAAGATTAAGTCCGGTAAAGCGGTTGTACTAACTGCCGAAGAAGTAATCGGCCTGGTTGAAGAAAAAGGACTTACCGAAGCAACCCGGCAGGTAGATGTGGTCACCACCGGAACATTTGCCCCCATGTGTTCTTCCGGTGTATTTCTTAATTTCGGTCATTCCAAGCCCAAGATGAAGATGCAAAAAGTTTGGCTTAACGGTGTCCCGGCCTACTCCGGAATAGCTGCTGTCGACGCCTATCTTGGCGCAACGGAACTTCCCGAGGACGACCCCTGCAACAACAATTATCCTGGTGAATTCCGGTACGGGGGCGGGCATGTAATCCAGGACCTGCTAATGGGTAAAAAGGTCAAACTGGAAGCCACCTCCTACGGTACCGACTGCTACCCACGCCGTGAGCTCGAGACTTATATAAACCTGGACGATATTAACGAAGCGACCCTTTTTAATCCACGCAACTCCTACCAGAACTACAATTGCGGGGTTAACTTGAGCAACCGGGTTATTTATACCTATATGGGAGTATTGAAACCGAATCTGGGCAACGCACATTACTGCAGCGCCGGGCAGCTCAGCCCGCTTTTAAATGACCCCTACTTTTTAACCATAGGCATGGGGACCAAGATCTTCCTGGGGGGCGGGATCGGGTATGTGGCCTGGAACGGCACCCAGCATTTCCCCGAAATTCAAAAAGACGCTGCAGGAAACAGCTACGGACCGTCCGGCGGAACTCTCTCGGTTGTAGGCGATTTAAAACAAATGGAAGCCAACTGGTTGCTTGGGACCAGCTTCCTTGGTTACGGCGCTACCCTTTCCGTAAGCATAGGCATACCCATTCCCATCTTGAACGAAGAAGTGATGCGCTGCGTATCGGTCAGTGACCGCGACCTCTATGCCCCCATTGTCGATTACGGTGAAGCTTACGGCCAGCGGTTGCCCAGCGACTTGGGCTTCGCCAGCTATGCCGAGCTGAAGTCGGGAACCATCACCGTCAACGGCAAAAAAATTCCTACGGCTCCCCTGTCCAGCTATCCCAAAGCCAGGGAAATCGCCGCTATCCTCAAGGAATGGATCTGCAAAGGTGACTTTCTCCTGACCGAACCGGTAAAGCTGCTCCCTTCCTACCGGGACGGCATCCAATCCAAGAAGCTGGAAATCAGGGGGCTGTAGCAAACAATGCTGCACTGAAAAGGAAGCAAGGGGACGGTTCTTTTGCTTCCTACCCTGAAAACAAATGTACAACTTTTCAGCCCATAGAGAGAATCTAAAAAATGCAGGATCGAATTCATGCGCACAAATGCAACATTGTCCGGCGCCGGCGCGCCGTGTGCGATTGAAACCGCGCCTGCATCGAAAGCACCGCTACAGCCCCTGGAGGTATGATATCTGCAAAGGAGTGAACGGCATGGCGCCGAATAAAATAATCCTGCGGTTTGGTGAGAACACATCTGATCAGCCGATTATTTACCGTCTGGTCAAGGACTACGACCTGGTCATCAATATCCTCAAGGCCAACGTCAACCCCAATAAAGAAGGGACGATGGTTTTGGAACTTACCGGGGAAAAATACGAAGAGGGGCTGGGCTACCTGCGAGACCAGGGAATCAGAGTGCAGCCGCTTGCTGAAGAAGTCTTCCGCAACGAGGACAGATGCATTAGTTGCGGAGCGTGTACGGGTATCTGCCCCACCGGCGCCCTGAGCCTGGAAAGGCCTTCCATGGAAGTAAAGTTCGACAGCGATAACTGCATCGTCTGTCAGCTGTGTGTCAAAGTCTGTCCGCTAAAAGCAATGGAGGTCAGGTTTTAGATTTGGAGTACCTGAAGCGTACTTACCGGACTTTATTCCGCCAGGACGACCTGGTCCATTTCCAGGTAGTGGTGCGCCAGACCGACCTGGATATTGGGGTGCGCCGGGAGAGGTTTTCCCCTGAATTAGCGAACTGGGTGGAAAAGCTGCTCAGGGAACTCCGGGAGCCTTTTGAAGTATATACTAAGAAACACCCGGCTTTTCTTCATTCACTAGTACCGTGTGCACCTCTGTCCGGCGCCCCGCCCATCGCCGTCGACATGGCGCAAGCGGCTCGCCTGGCCGGGGTAGGCCCGATGGCCGCCGTGGCCGGAGCTTTTGCCCAGTACATCGGTAGGGCACTGGCCAGACGGTCAAAGGACTTCATTGTTGAAAACGGCGGGGACATCTACCTGCGCAGCACCCGCCGGCGCAAGATAGGTATTTTTGCCGGGGCCTCCCCCCTGTCAAACCGTATTGCCCTTGAAATCAAACCGGAGGATACTCCAATAGGTATCTGCACTTCTTCAGGCACTGTGGGCCCTTCCCTCAGTAAGGGCTGCGCGGACGCCGCCGTGATCCTCTCACCTTCCGCCATCCTGGCCGACGCCGTGGCCACGGCAGCCGGCAACATGGTCCAAGATAGCGGTGATGTTCAGACGGCAGCCGAATTCGCCACAGCAATCGAAGGGGTCACCGGGGCGGTTATCATAAAGGACGACCGCCTGGCCGCCTGCGGCAAGTTAAAGCTTGTTCCCCTTGTATCTAATAGCCAATAATAAGTTTAATCTAACAATTCAAGAAACAAGCCAAGAATAGTCCACGCAATTGTGCCATATAATAGCATTCTTCTTTTTGTTTTTTGATCAATACTTTTTTCGGTGGAAATATTTTTTGTAGATAAAGTATAGCTGAGACAACT
This region of Pelotomaculum schinkii genomic DNA includes:
- a CDS encoding LexA family protein; its protein translation is MFVEIGAKIKKAREEKFLSQAGLGAKLGLTATAINYYEKGKRKIGIDDLLRLSEALAKPVLYFLPGVDEPKKDTPSKNTLNKHVEIFNDLTGIAVLGTVRAGQPVFSEQNIIGMLPMPQQKAVKEYFALQVKGDSMAGAGIDEGDLVLIHRQSHVDFDGQIVCALVNGEETTLKVFHKASDGNIRLVAANPSYPDLLLESSSNLVIQGVYAGVYKFPPSRPGQKL
- a CDS encoding gamma-glutamylcyclotransferase family protein, with protein sequence MALDRNLLVLCVIREADNALTFQTILNRSKLQVKELEEAMGVLALGGKIRSFAGDEVKPLAERRFFSVHQNRQEIDDLIAGQLPLLAGEDCLYFAYGPELEPELYRSSPGVHFLMRGCLKGYHLTFDDSKTGSAGGGVANLSRSSDGEVWGAVYHMESRQKALAAGEVKIRIPVEGAVGTMCVESSVFKWHSMLFPSRQYLQKMVAGGQFFGFPQKYLRQVSAMPTID
- a CDS encoding homocysteine biosynthesis protein, whose protein sequence is MAIEKTYAEINEKIKSGKAVVLTAEEVIGLVEEKGLTEATRQVDVVTTGTFAPMCSSGVFLNFGHSKPKMKMQKVWLNGVPAYSGIAAVDAYLGATELPEDDPCNNNYPGEFRYGGGHVIQDLLMGKKVKLEATSYGTDCYPRRELETYINLDDINEATLFNPRNSYQNYNCGVNLSNRVIYTYMGVLKPNLGNAHYCSAGQLSPLLNDPYFLTIGMGTKIFLGGGIGYVAWNGTQHFPEIQKDAAGNSYGPSGGTLSVVGDLKQMEANWLLGTSFLGYGATLSVSIGIPIPILNEEVMRCVSVSDRDLYAPIVDYGEAYGQRLPSDLGFASYAELKSGTITVNGKKIPTAPLSSYPKAREIAAILKEWICKGDFLLTEPVKLLPSYRDGIQSKKLEIRGL
- a CDS encoding NIL domain-containing protein, whose amino-acid sequence is MAPNKIILRFGENTSDQPIIYRLVKDYDLVINILKANVNPNKEGTMVLELTGEKYEEGLGYLRDQGIRVQPLAEEVFRNEDRCISCGACTGICPTGALSLERPSMEVKFDSDNCIVCQLCVKVCPLKAMEVRF
- a CDS encoding UPF0280 family protein; the protein is MEYLKRTYRTLFRQDDLVHFQVVVRQTDLDIGVRRERFSPELANWVEKLLRELREPFEVYTKKHPAFLHSLVPCAPLSGAPPIAVDMAQAARLAGVGPMAAVAGAFAQYIGRALARRSKDFIVENGGDIYLRSTRRRKIGIFAGASPLSNRIALEIKPEDTPIGICTSSGTVGPSLSKGCADAAVILSPSAILADAVATAAGNMVQDSGDVQTAAEFATAIEGVTGAVIIKDDRLAACGKLKLVPLVSNSQ